From Novipirellula galeiformis, the proteins below share one genomic window:
- a CDS encoding type Z 30S ribosomal protein S14 has translation MASKSKIAKAARKPKFSTRQENRCKFCGRPRSVYRKFGLCRICFRENANIGLIPGVRKASW, from the coding sequence GTGGCAAGTAAATCGAAAATCGCGAAGGCCGCACGAAAACCAAAATTCAGCACTCGACAAGAGAACCGCTGCAAATTTTGCGGTCGTCCTCGATCGGTGTATCGCAAGTTTGGTTTGTGCAGAATCTGTTTTCGCGAAAACGCCAACATTGGGTTGATCCCCGGCGTTCGCAAGGCCAGTTGGTAA
- the rplX gene encoding 50S ribosomal protein L24, with protein MFFRVDDEVQVTAGADKGHKGKILKIDRKENKVVVEGAGRVWKHVRRSQKNPQGGRLNKEMPISASNVMLIDPTTGTPTRVGVRYLADGSKERFAKKSGASLGKIAPARATYAAK; from the coding sequence ATGTTTTTCCGCGTTGATGACGAAGTCCAGGTGACAGCTGGTGCCGACAAAGGGCACAAAGGAAAGATCCTGAAAATCGATCGTAAAGAAAATAAGGTTGTCGTCGAAGGTGCTGGCCGAGTTTGGAAGCACGTTCGCCGCAGCCAAAAGAACCCCCAAGGCGGTCGTCTCAACAAAGAGATGCCCATCTCGGCAAGCAATGTCATGCTGATCGATCCAACCACCGGCACCCCAACTCGCGTTGGCGTCCGCTACTTGGCCGACGGCAGCAAAGAACGTTTCGCCAAGAAAAGTGGCGCATCGCTGGGCAAAATTGCTCCAGCAAGAGCAACCTACGCAGCAAAGTAG
- the rpmC gene encoding 50S ribosomal protein L29 → MTKTTELREMSDDQLEATANEAGQTLFRLRFQSQSERLNTPSEIRKNRRTIARVKTIQTERSKATTTNP, encoded by the coding sequence ATGACAAAGACAACCGAACTTCGCGAGATGAGCGACGATCAGCTGGAAGCGACTGCAAATGAAGCGGGTCAAACCCTGTTTCGCTTGCGTTTCCAGTCTCAATCGGAACGGCTCAACACTCCGAGCGAAATCAGAAAAAACCGTCGCACGATTGCTCGGGTCAAAACGATCCAAACAGAGCGTTCCAAGGCGACTACAACTAACCCCTAA
- the rplB gene encoding 50S ribosomal protein L2 yields MGIRVYKPTSAGRRNASVSDFAELTPGAKPERNLLRKKRKTGGRNNQGKITARHRGGGHKQMYRVIDFRRNKDGMPAVVDSVQYDPNRSARIALLKYADGEKHYVVAPAGLKAGATVLNGPDAAPVVGNCLPLKNIPLGTTVCCIELRAGRGATLCRSAGTQATLMAREADWAQISLPSGEIRRIPSVCRATIGQVGNSDHMNVRLGKAGRSRWLGRRPHVRGTAMNPIDHPHGGGEGRTKGGRHPVSPQGKSAKGGSTRQKRKPSNSSIVRRRKSRRYGQLKLHK; encoded by the coding sequence ATGGGAATCCGAGTCTACAAACCGACAAGTGCTGGACGCCGAAACGCGTCAGTAAGCGACTTTGCCGAGTTGACTCCTGGTGCCAAGCCCGAGCGGAACTTGCTTCGCAAGAAGCGAAAGACCGGCGGACGCAACAACCAGGGCAAGATCACCGCACGTCACCGTGGTGGCGGTCACAAGCAAATGTATCGTGTCATCGACTTCCGTCGCAACAAAGACGGAATGCCGGCAGTCGTGGACTCGGTTCAATACGACCCGAACCGTTCGGCTCGGATCGCATTGCTGAAGTACGCGGATGGCGAAAAGCATTACGTCGTCGCTCCTGCGGGTTTAAAAGCGGGTGCCACGGTGCTCAACGGTCCCGATGCGGCTCCGGTAGTCGGCAATTGCCTGCCATTGAAGAACATCCCATTGGGCACCACGGTTTGCTGCATCGAATTGCGAGCCGGCCGGGGAGCAACGCTTTGTCGATCGGCGGGAACGCAAGCGACATTGATGGCTCGTGAGGCAGATTGGGCACAGATTTCACTGCCAAGCGGTGAAATTCGCCGGATCCCTAGCGTTTGCCGAGCGACCATTGGTCAAGTCGGCAACAGCGATCACATGAATGTCCGCCTCGGAAAAGCGGGTCGTTCACGTTGGTTGGGCCGACGCCCTCACGTTCGCGGTACTGCAATGAACCCGATCGACCACCCGCACGGTGGTGGTGAAGGCCGAACCAAGGGTGGTCGTCACCCAGTAAGTCCTCAGGGCAAGAGTGCCAAGGGCGGGTCGACACGCCAAAAACGCAAACCAAGCAACAGCTCGATCGTTCGTCGGCGTAAGAGCCGCCGTTATGGTCAACTGAAGCTACACAAGTAA
- the rpsC gene encoding 30S ribosomal protein S3 yields the protein MGQKVNPIAFRLGVTRGWNSRWYASKQDFADLLVEDRKLREFITKHPKKTQYKNAGIDRIEIERTRDEVRVMLYVARPGLIIGKKGQEIEILQAELQNLIGRRINLKVEEVGRPELQAQLVAEDIAQQLSKRSSFRRTMKRSLEQTMDAGAKGIKIQLAGRLGGAEMARREKQIAGSIPLSTLQAKIDYGTTEAVTPQGHIGIQVWINQGTYGDESDGADAQAGQASKKPKRSHKR from the coding sequence ATGGGTCAAAAAGTTAACCCGATTGCGTTTCGACTAGGCGTGACCCGCGGCTGGAACAGTCGTTGGTATGCGTCGAAGCAGGACTTCGCGGACTTGTTGGTAGAAGATCGCAAGCTGCGAGAGTTTATCACTAAGCATCCCAAGAAAACACAATACAAGAACGCGGGCATCGATCGCATTGAGATCGAGCGTACGCGTGACGAAGTTCGCGTGATGTTGTACGTCGCACGACCAGGTTTGATCATTGGCAAGAAGGGCCAAGAAATTGAGATCCTTCAAGCGGAATTGCAAAACCTGATCGGCCGACGAATCAACTTGAAGGTTGAAGAAGTCGGTCGCCCGGAACTGCAAGCACAGCTGGTTGCCGAAGACATCGCACAACAACTGTCCAAACGATCAAGTTTTCGTCGTACGATGAAGCGATCGCTCGAACAGACGATGGATGCCGGAGCCAAGGGAATCAAGATTCAATTGGCAGGCCGGTTAGGTGGAGCTGAGATGGCTCGCCGAGAGAAACAAATTGCGGGTTCAATTCCGTTGAGCACCCTGCAAGCGAAAATTGACTACGGAACGACTGAAGCGGTGACGCCACAGGGGCACATCGGGATTCAGGTTTGGATTAATCAAGGTACTTACGGAGACGAATCCGATGGCGCTGATGCCCAAGCGGGTCAAGCATCGAAAAAGCCAAAGAGGTCGCATAAAAGGTAA
- the rplD gene encoding 50S ribosomal protein L4, which translates to MASLTIYNATGSEVGKYDIDTEAIANRVSKQLLHDVVVMYQANKRQGSHNTRTRGQVSGTTKKMYRQKGTGNARAGSKRTNIRRGGGVARTVKPRDYSYRLPKKAVRLATRMAIRSKIDDGEVLVIDSLGFDTPKTKQMATILKALGLEGTSTLVATADQDMTVYKSGRNIQGVSVHPVRDLNALEVLRPKRMLVTKDALDKIKDGTFAGPQASDE; encoded by the coding sequence ATGGCATCCCTAACCATTTACAATGCTACCGGCAGCGAAGTCGGTAAATACGATATCGACACTGAAGCAATCGCGAATCGCGTCAGCAAGCAATTGCTGCACGACGTTGTGGTGATGTACCAGGCGAACAAACGCCAAGGCTCACACAACACTCGTACTCGCGGCCAGGTGAGCGGCACGACAAAGAAAATGTATCGCCAAAAAGGCACGGGCAACGCACGTGCCGGCAGCAAGCGAACCAACATTCGCCGTGGCGGTGGCGTGGCTCGCACGGTCAAGCCTCGCGACTACAGCTACCGGTTGCCCAAAAAGGCAGTTCGATTGGCGACCCGTATGGCAATCCGATCCAAGATCGATGATGGTGAAGTGCTGGTAATCGATTCGCTCGGTTTCGACACCCCCAAGACGAAACAGATGGCTACGATCCTAAAGGCACTTGGCCTTGAGGGCACGAGCACCTTGGTTGCAACCGCTGACCAGGACATGACGGTCTACAAGAGTGGCCGCAACATCCAAGGCGTTAGCGTCCACCCGGTTCGCGATTTGAACGCACTGGAAGTTTTGCGTCCGAAGCGAATGCTGGTGACCAAGGATGCCTTGGATAAAATCAAGGACGGCACGTTCGCTGGCCCACAAGCCAGCGACGAGTAG
- the rplF gene encoding 50S ribosomal protein L6, protein MSRIGKKPVAIDSGAKVAVNGNVIEVEGPKGKLTFEHRPEVTVTINGDDNEVIVSRDNDDRTSRELHGLTRALVKNMIEGVTKGYEKKLEIVGVGYLASISGDVLQLRVGFANELQCKIPSNLQVSCPDQTHIVVQGCDKQSVGQFAAEVRACRTPEPYKGKGIRYQGEYVKIKPGKSATK, encoded by the coding sequence ATGAGCCGTATCGGAAAGAAGCCGGTTGCAATCGACAGTGGCGCGAAAGTGGCTGTTAACGGCAACGTCATCGAAGTAGAAGGCCCCAAGGGCAAGTTGACGTTTGAACATCGCCCCGAAGTGACCGTCACCATCAATGGCGACGACAACGAAGTGATCGTCAGTCGTGATAACGACGACCGCACCTCGCGTGAGCTTCACGGATTGACCCGCGCTCTCGTGAAAAACATGATCGAGGGTGTGACGAAGGGCTACGAGAAGAAACTAGAAATTGTCGGCGTTGGCTACTTGGCGTCGATCAGCGGAGATGTGTTGCAGTTGCGTGTTGGTTTTGCCAACGAATTGCAGTGCAAGATCCCAAGCAACCTACAGGTCAGCTGCCCGGACCAGACTCATATTGTCGTCCAAGGCTGCGACAAACAGAGCGTTGGCCAATTTGCCGCCGAAGTGCGTGCTTGTCGTACTCCTGAGCCTTACAAAGGCAAGGGGATTCGATATCAAGGCGAATACGTTAAGATCAAGCCTGGTAAGTCTGCGACCAAGTAG
- the rpsQ gene encoding 30S ribosomal protein S17, whose translation MPKRVVTGTVTSDKMSKTRRVEINRVVKHPKYKKYVRRRTVCHVHDENNESGAGDRVEIIESEPLSKLKRWRLVRVLEKSTDVDVAALRAARKASAETEAMEATHAAESN comes from the coding sequence ATGCCAAAGCGCGTCGTTACCGGAACCGTGACCAGCGACAAGATGAGCAAGACTCGTCGCGTCGAGATCAACCGTGTCGTTAAACATCCGAAGTACAAAAAGTATGTTCGCAGACGGACGGTTTGCCATGTCCACGATGAGAACAACGAGTCGGGTGCTGGCGATCGCGTTGAGATCATCGAATCCGAGCCATTGAGCAAGCTCAAGCGTTGGCGGTTGGTCCGCGTGCTCGAAAAGAGCACCGATGTGGATGTGGCTGCACTGCGTGCGGCTCGTAAAGCATCGGCTGAAACCGAGGCGATGGAAGCGACCCACGCGGCTGAGTCCAATTAG
- a CDS encoding DUF2752 domain-containing protein has translation MRLIFGIRCPACGMTTSWSYFTRGQWLDSVQVNSGGFLLALVACLGVVLSVICLVKPGVDLMRYQKVAGITALCIALVTFVDWAVRLYQ, from the coding sequence ATGCGGTTAATTTTCGGAATTCGCTGTCCCGCGTGCGGGATGACCACCTCTTGGTCTTACTTTACTCGCGGGCAATGGCTCGATAGTGTCCAAGTGAATTCAGGTGGTTTTCTGCTTGCCTTGGTCGCCTGCTTGGGCGTTGTTTTGTCCGTCATTTGTTTGGTGAAGCCCGGTGTTGACTTGATGCGATATCAAAAAGTGGCGGGAATTACGGCACTTTGTATCGCATTGGTCACGTTTGTGGACTGGGCGGTTCGTCTTTATCAATGA
- the rpsJ gene encoding 30S ribosomal protein S10 has product MSAGASEVIRIRMEAYDHSVLDISAQEIVDTVKRTHSEVHGPIPLPTRVERYTVLSGPFVNKKARQQYEIRTHKRLIDIVQATAKTIEALNKLSLPAGVDIKIKASAR; this is encoded by the coding sequence GTGTCAGCCGGTGCTAGTGAGGTTATCCGAATTCGTATGGAAGCATACGATCACTCTGTGCTGGACATTAGCGCACAGGAAATCGTCGATACGGTAAAGCGTACGCACAGCGAAGTGCACGGACCGATCCCGTTGCCGACTCGAGTCGAGCGGTACACGGTCCTTTCGGGTCCCTTTGTAAACAAAAAAGCTCGTCAACAGTACGAGATCCGGACGCACAAGCGTCTCATTGACATTGTCCAGGCGACAGCCAAGACGATCGAAGCACTGAACAAGCTAAGTCTTCCCGCTGGCGTTGATATCAAAATCAAAGCATCGGCACGATAA
- the rpsH gene encoding 30S ribosomal protein S8 — MMTDPIADMLTRIRNAVRVEKPYVDIPTSRVKRGVADVLKREGFIWDWKEVDEDNPSPTLRLELKYGPNGERVIQSIKRISKPGRRLYSHSKELRPILGGMGISIISTSKGVVSDREARRDNVGGEVLCEVS; from the coding sequence ATGATGACAGACCCAATTGCCGACATGTTGACTCGAATCCGCAACGCGGTACGCGTCGAAAAGCCGTATGTGGATATCCCAACGAGTCGCGTTAAACGCGGTGTTGCGGATGTGCTCAAGCGAGAAGGATTCATCTGGGACTGGAAAGAAGTTGACGAAGACAATCCTTCGCCAACCCTTCGCCTAGAACTCAAGTACGGCCCTAACGGCGAACGCGTGATCCAATCGATCAAGCGAATCAGCAAGCCTGGCCGTCGTTTGTACAGCCACAGCAAAGAACTGCGACCGATTCTCGGTGGGATGGGCATTAGCATCATCAGCACCAGCAAGGGCGTGGTCAGCGATCGTGAAGCTCGCCGCGACAATGTCGGTGGCGAAGTTCTTTGCGAAGTATCCTAG
- the rplE gene encoding 50S ribosomal protein L5, giving the protein MAESKPRMQVRYEETIRKALADLHSYQNPHQIPRVEKITLNMGVGAATGDKKVLDLAYEAMTEIAGQKPVVTLARKSIAGFRLREGMPIGCMVTLRRQRMFEFLDRLISIVLPRVRDFRGINRNAFDGSGNYTLGLSEQLVFSELNPDKFTRPQGMNITIVTSAKTNDEARDLLTQFGMPFKAEKKKKTDAA; this is encoded by the coding sequence ATGGCTGAATCCAAACCACGAATGCAAGTTCGCTATGAAGAGACCATACGCAAAGCGTTGGCCGATCTGCATAGCTACCAGAATCCGCACCAAATCCCACGTGTCGAAAAGATCACGTTGAACATGGGTGTGGGCGCGGCGACCGGCGACAAGAAGGTCCTCGACTTGGCGTACGAAGCCATGACCGAGATCGCAGGCCAAAAGCCTGTGGTGACCTTGGCTCGCAAATCGATCGCCGGATTCCGATTGCGTGAAGGTATGCCGATCGGTTGCATGGTGACACTACGACGCCAACGGATGTTCGAGTTCCTCGACCGTTTGATTTCGATCGTGTTACCGCGAGTTCGTGACTTTCGCGGTATCAACCGGAACGCGTTCGACGGTAGTGGAAACTACACTCTTGGCTTGAGTGAACAACTGGTCTTCTCCGAGTTGAACCCAGACAAATTCACCCGTCCCCAGGGAATGAACATCACGATCGTCACATCGGCAAAAACGAATGATGAAGCTCGCGATCTGCTGACTCAGTTTGGAATGCCTTTCAAGGCTGAAAAGAAGAAAAAGACCGACGCCGCTTAG
- the rplV gene encoding 50S ribosomal protein L22: MASFKAHYRNARISAQKVRLLANLVRGMYADEALDTLKFQPQRGARMLEKCIKSAIGNAQDPDQNDGRSHRIEELVLTDVRIDGGPMLKRIRPRARGTAFMIKKRSSHISVGLTPIDEV; this comes from the coding sequence ATGGCAAGTTTCAAAGCACACTATCGGAACGCGAGAATCAGCGCACAAAAAGTGCGACTTCTGGCGAATTTAGTCCGAGGCATGTACGCCGACGAGGCACTTGATACACTCAAGTTTCAACCACAACGTGGTGCGAGAATGCTTGAGAAGTGCATCAAGAGTGCAATCGGCAACGCACAAGATCCTGATCAAAACGATGGCCGAAGCCACCGCATTGAAGAGTTGGTATTGACCGATGTTCGCATCGACGGCGGACCAATGCTGAAACGCATTCGTCCCCGTGCTCGCGGAACCGCGTTCATGATCAAAAAGCGAAGTAGCCATATCAGCGTTGGCTTGACGCCGATTGACGAAGTTTAA
- the rplN gene encoding 50S ribosomal protein L14: MIQQESRLEVADNTGARQVMCIKVLGGSRRRFAGVGDVIVCSVKSVIPGSDVKKKAIVRAVIVRTKTPTRRPDGSYIKFDTNAVVLIDKDKAPRGTRIFGAVARELRDRSFMKIVSLANEVV; the protein is encoded by the coding sequence ATGATCCAACAAGAATCCCGTCTCGAAGTCGCCGATAACACTGGCGCTCGTCAAGTGATGTGCATCAAGGTACTCGGAGGCAGTCGTCGCCGGTTTGCTGGAGTCGGTGATGTGATTGTCTGCAGCGTCAAGAGCGTTATTCCTGGCAGCGACGTCAAGAAGAAAGCGATTGTGCGTGCGGTCATCGTTCGCACCAAGACTCCGACCCGACGCCCCGATGGTAGCTACATCAAGTTCGATACAAACGCTGTCGTTTTGATCGACAAGGACAAAGCCCCTCGTGGAACGCGTATTTTCGGTGCGGTTGCTCGTGAGCTTCGGGACCGAAGCTTCATGAAGATCGTTAGTCTGGCGAACGAAGTGGTTTAA
- the rplC gene encoding 50S ribosomal protein L3, producing MTQVFLEDGTSVPVTVIQAGPCYVLQLRSEERDGYRAVQLGFEDKPRRLAIRSERGHVAKLDSKRSKGRAAAGVEATPKAGCEPQRYIREFRGESDLEVGTAVTVDQFAEVKKVDVTGTSKGRGYAGVMKRHNFAGQRASHGVKKCHRYPGSTGCSAAPSRVFKGLPMAGQYGNTKTTVRNLEVVRIDAENNLLLVRGAIPGPNGGFVSVRQTNKVG from the coding sequence ATGACTCAGGTCTTCCTCGAAGACGGTACGTCGGTACCGGTAACGGTCATCCAGGCTGGCCCGTGCTACGTACTGCAACTTCGCAGCGAAGAGCGTGACGGCTATCGTGCGGTTCAACTGGGATTCGAAGACAAGCCTCGCCGCCTTGCGATCCGCAGTGAGCGTGGCCACGTCGCGAAGCTAGACAGCAAGCGAAGCAAGGGGCGTGCCGCCGCTGGCGTCGAAGCGACCCCTAAAGCTGGTTGCGAGCCGCAACGATACATTCGCGAATTCCGAGGCGAAAGCGACCTCGAAGTAGGCACGGCCGTAACGGTCGACCAGTTCGCCGAAGTCAAGAAAGTCGACGTCACCGGCACGAGCAAGGGCCGCGGCTATGCGGGTGTCATGAAGCGACACAACTTTGCCGGCCAACGTGCGTCGCACGGTGTCAAGAAATGTCACCGTTACCCGGGCAGCACCGGCTGCTCAGCGGCACCAAGTCGCGTTTTCAAGGGCCTGCCGATGGCTGGCCAATACGGCAACACAAAGACGACCGTCCGAAACCTGGAAGTGGTTCGCATCGACGCCGAGAACAATCTGTTGCTCGTCCGTGGTGCGATCCCTGGTCCCAATGGTGGTTTCGTTTCGGTCCGCCAAACTAACAAGGTGGGTTAA
- the rpsE gene encoding 30S ribosomal protein S5, which produces MSNGPRNKRNNSEENHLGDLLDRVVKIKRCAAVVKGGRRFSFAAMVVVGNGKGQVGWGYGKANEVPPSVQKAQKQASNSLIEVPVVDGTIPHQVWGHFGAAKVVMIPAGAGTGIIAGQAVRAVCEACGIHDILTKSYGTNNPVTLVKATIDALSKLRTREQIAALRGVELNELTV; this is translated from the coding sequence ATTAGTAACGGACCACGAAACAAGCGAAATAATAGCGAAGAAAACCATCTCGGTGATTTGCTAGATCGCGTCGTCAAGATCAAGCGTTGTGCTGCCGTTGTTAAAGGCGGTCGGCGTTTCAGTTTTGCAGCGATGGTTGTTGTCGGCAACGGCAAGGGCCAAGTCGGTTGGGGCTACGGCAAAGCAAACGAGGTTCCCCCAAGCGTTCAAAAGGCACAAAAGCAAGCTAGCAATAGCTTGATTGAAGTTCCTGTGGTTGACGGAACCATCCCTCATCAAGTTTGGGGTCACTTCGGTGCCGCCAAGGTTGTCATGATTCCAGCAGGAGCTGGTACCGGTATCATCGCTGGGCAGGCGGTTCGTGCGGTATGCGAAGCATGCGGCATCCACGACATCTTGACCAAATCATACGGAACCAACAATCCAGTCACATTGGTCAAAGCGACCATCGACGCACTTTCCAAGCTGCGTACACGCGAGCAGATCGCTGCTTTGCGGGGCGTAGAACTCAACGAGTTGACCGTATAG
- the rpsS gene encoding 30S ribosomal protein S19, which yields MSRSSKKGPFVDPKLFFKVQKQLDGARAEPIKTWARGCTIVPEFVNITFMVHDGRKHVKVLVSEDMVGHKLGEFAPTRTFKGHGGKGGKK from the coding sequence ATGAGCCGTAGCAGCAAAAAAGGCCCGTTCGTCGACCCGAAGTTGTTCTTCAAGGTCCAAAAGCAACTTGATGGTGCTCGCGCCGAACCAATCAAGACCTGGGCTCGTGGTTGCACAATCGTCCCTGAATTCGTGAATATCACATTCATGGTTCACGACGGTCGCAAGCATGTAAAGGTGCTGGTGTCCGAAGACATGGTAGGACACAAGCTAGGCGAATTTGCTCCGACGCGGACCTTCAAGGGTCACGGCGGCAAGGGCGGCAAAAAGTAA
- the rplR gene encoding 50S ribosomal protein L18, protein MDKNKKLQKKRLRRRHHVRNKLRGSADHPRLCVQRSLKHFGCQLVDDESGRTLVSASTLDKSVRASLSNGGNNDAAAAIGKLIAERASSVGVTAVKLDRGHNKYHGRVKAFAEAAREAGLQF, encoded by the coding sequence ATGGACAAGAATAAGAAGCTGCAAAAGAAACGTTTACGTCGACGGCACCACGTGCGCAATAAATTGCGAGGCAGTGCTGATCATCCTCGACTTTGCGTTCAACGGTCACTCAAGCACTTTGGTTGCCAATTGGTCGACGATGAGTCGGGTCGCACCCTTGTGAGTGCGAGCACGTTGGACAAGAGCGTCCGAGCCAGCTTAAGCAATGGCGGAAACAATGACGCGGCCGCGGCGATCGGAAAGCTAATCGCGGAACGTGCCTCGTCGGTCGGAGTCACAGCGGTCAAACTAGACCGGGGTCACAACAAGTACCACGGTCGGGTCAAGGCGTTCGCAGAAGCCGCGCGAGAAGCCGGACTGCAATTCTAA
- the rplP gene encoding 50S ribosomal protein L16, which produces MALMPKRVKHRKSQRGRIKGNATRGNTVVFGDYGIQSLDAGWIKATTIEAGRIAAQQYVRGEGKLYIRIFPNKSVTSTPLETRMGKGKGEPDFWAAVVKPGTILYELSGVTEQQAKVCFARLASKLPVKVRFVERRTA; this is translated from the coding sequence ATGGCGCTGATGCCCAAGCGGGTCAAGCATCGAAAAAGCCAAAGAGGTCGCATAAAAGGTAACGCGACGCGCGGCAACACAGTCGTCTTCGGTGACTATGGTATTCAATCGCTAGATGCGGGTTGGATCAAAGCCACGACGATTGAAGCCGGTCGTATCGCTGCCCAGCAATACGTCCGCGGCGAAGGAAAACTGTACATTCGAATCTTCCCCAACAAATCGGTTACCAGCACTCCGCTGGAAACTCGTATGGGTAAGGGTAAGGGTGAACCGGATTTCTGGGCCGCGGTTGTTAAGCCGGGAACCATTTTATACGAACTCAGTGGTGTTACCGAACAACAGGCCAAGGTTTGTTTTGCTCGTCTAGCGAGCAAACTACCGGTCAAAGTTCGGTTCGTTGAACGACGCACTGCTTAA
- the rplW gene encoding 50S ribosomal protein L23: MAHIKPPAPANAIDLEPHQVLLRPLVTEKGVHRASRNNQYAFQIHRDATKLDVKNAVETLFDVKVEKVRTQTRKGKTRRYRFRAGRTADWKKAIVKLGPDHRIDFF, encoded by the coding sequence ATGGCACATATTAAACCACCAGCACCTGCGAACGCGATCGACTTAGAGCCGCACCAGGTTCTGCTTCGCCCGCTCGTCACCGAAAAGGGTGTACACCGGGCAAGCCGCAACAATCAATACGCGTTCCAGATTCACCGCGATGCCACCAAGCTCGATGTGAAAAACGCGGTTGAGACGCTTTTCGACGTAAAGGTCGAGAAGGTTCGCACGCAAACTCGCAAAGGCAAAACCCGCCGCTACCGCTTCCGAGCGGGACGCACCGCGGATTGGAAGAAGGCGATTGTGAAGCTCGGCCCCGACCACCGCATCGACTTCTTCTAG